The Microtus ochrogaster isolate Prairie Vole_2 chromosome 22, MicOch1.0, whole genome shotgun sequence nucleotide sequence acagacagggtttctctgtccagtcctggctgtcctggaatgtgctctgtagaccatgctggcctcaatctcacagagatccacctgtgtctgcctcccgaatgttgggattaaaggtgtgcccccacCGCCAGCGTTGTCCTGTATGTTTAAAAAGTCTCAttctatagtcctggctgtcccttctgtggcccaggctagccttgaaccaaCAATCTTCCAATCTGAGCCTCCTGGTGCTCCACGGTCCTTAGGGTTGGAGACACAAGTCAGGGAGACAGAAGTCTGGGTCTCAAGTCCCCCCACCGTCCCCCACAGCCTGCATGAGCTGCAGCAATAGGTCCTCAGCAGGTCTATCCTCTTCCTTTATAGAACCCCATATTGGTAGAAGTGGAGAAGAAGGTATCTTACAGCTGCTGTAGCCAGGGCTGGGTGAGGCTGCAGGTGCAGATGGGCAAGAACACCTTTGTGCCGGGTGAGAATGTGACATTCACGACGGAGATCCTCAACAACACGGGCAAGTATATCAAGACGGTGGTGTTCGCCCTCTACGCCCACGTGCAGTACGAGGGCTTCACGCCCAATGCCGAGCGGCGCCAGCGGGCGGACAGCAGTGAGCTGCTGCGACAGGTGGCCAACGCTCGCATCCCGGCCTTCAACAGCACCACAGTGGTCAGTGCCTTCACCCTGCCACTGGTATTGTCCGTGAGCAACTGCTCCCAGGAGAACGAGATCATGCAAACGAGCTATGAGCTCGTTGTCACTATCCACCTCCCCTGGTCCTTGTCCACCGTCAAAGCCCGGCTCCCCATCATCATCACCAGCAGGAGGGAAGACCAGGACAGCTGCCCCCAGGTGGTTGAGTCACCAAATGAGGATCAACTGGTTTGAATGCCCGAACTTTAATATTAAAAGCCTATTGTAACTCTAAGTGAGCTGCTTGTCTGCTGGGCCTGGGGCTAGCAGGGCAGGTACAATGCCCTGGGCTCTATCCCAGATACCACACAATCCTGGTGTGAGGGTGTGTACCTGTCACCTGGCACTCACTCAGGAGCTGGAGGAACagaaattcaagggcagcctccGCTACCTAgcgagctccaggctagcctggattaTGTGAGACCCAGTCTGAAGGGAACAGATGTGTCTCTTAAGTCTTGCCAGAGCAGTCACTGTAGGCCAAGTTCCCATGGGTTAAGTATCTACCTCTAAACAGAGGTCTCCAAAGCCAGGCAGGTTGGCACAgtgtcccagcactagggaggctgagaggTTTGAGGTCATTCCGATTATATATTACATTGTCAGCAATGCCTGGGCTTTGTGAGACTCTGTCAGTGCTACGCCATACTGCTATTAGCAACCTAGTGAAGGCTTTCTGGAACATTCCATCCAGCTCTGCAACTTTCACAGGGAgactccttccccctccatccctgaGACTCAGTGACTCACACAGGCAAGCGTTGGGGACACTTCCTGTGTGGTGACTGACGACACTCACCATGCCAGGTGGGCCAACGGGAGAAGGCAGCTGGGGCCACCAGGTTTCCTGTCCTCCGTGGAAGGGCCCCTCATTCTTCCTGGttcccagccccaaaataaccccCCTCCCAGAAACGTAAGCCACTCACACAGCTGCAAGCTCTGGGGGGAGCAGTGGCTGCAGCTGCCACCGGAGGACCATCCACACTGCAAGCCCCAGCCACCAGTGAAGTGACCAGTCTCCCCACCACCTAGGACTGGTGGGAGGAGCCCACTTATCTTGTCAATTAGAAGGACTTAAGGATGTCCCCCCCAGGTCCAAGGCAACACCTCCGTGTTCACTTATTCAGTTTCAAAGTGGTCACCAGGACAGCAGCCCCCAGTCTCCACCCAGGGGACAGCAGGAACAGCTTGTCCCCACTGGCGTGACAACATGATTAGGATGTCCTGGACTCTGGCGGTGCTCTGAGTAGCCTGCTTGGCCACTGTGGGCCAGACTGCCCTCTCTGGGACCTGTGGCCCCTGAGGGATTGGGTTACAGGCCCCACAGGGCACAGCCCTTGGGCCAGCCAAGATATTTATAAAGTGAAGCCTGCCCACTGAGCCCGCTTGCTTTAAAGTCGCCTCAGGAGCCACCAGGCAGCCTGCACGGTCTGTCTCAGAGCCCAGAGAAACAAAGAACCAAGGAAACTTAGTGGCTGCCTCTCGCAGGAGCTGGAGTGCCAGGATGTGGTGGACAAAGGAGACACACGGGGTCTGGAAGAAGCTGGGACAGCCTGGTGGGCCAAGGTCTCAGagctgtgcccctcccccaagcctgccacCACGGCCTCTCACAGGGGACAGCGGGCAGCTGGCGCCATGAGGCCCAGGGGGGCGGGGACAGCCAGGGCCTGCGTGTTAAATGTCCCCCAGCTGCCTGTGGTGAGGGGCAGCGAAAAACCCTGGCCACACAGGCCACAGAGTAGATGTGGACAGAGGCTGGCCATCAGGTACTGAGTAAAAGCAAGGACTTGTGGCTATAATGTGTCCTCCAAAGAGTGGGGACACGGGGACGTCAGGGCTCGGCCACTGCAGACAGACGGAGTGGGGACACGGGGACGTCAGGACTCAGACActgcagacagacagagtggGGACATGGGGACATCAGGGCTCAAACACTGCAGACAGAGTGGGGACATGGGGACGTCAGGGCTCAGACACTGCAGACAGAGGGCTAGCTCTTTCATCTAGAATCTTTGTTTTTCCTGCCTAAAatctatgtaacccaggctggcctcaaactcactgtgcagaaCAAGCTGACTTGAACCctcctgatccccctgcttcCAGCTCCAGGGTGCTGGGGTAACAGCATGCAGCCCACCTGGGAATGTagtgctgaggacagaacccaAGTTTGGTGTGTAC carries:
- the Arrdc5 gene encoding arrestin domain-containing protein 5, whose protein sequence is MSVVKSIEVVLPKDAVYLAGSNIDGQVVLTLNSTLVDPVVKVELVGRGYVEWNEEIGETRDYSRDVICNNKADYVHKTKTFPIKDNWLRAGSHTFDFHFNLPPRLPSTFNSKIGHVSYFVQALCMGREHILAKKRLYLLVQGISEFRQRNLTQNPILVEVEKKVSYSCCSQGWVRLQVQMGKNTFVPGENVTFTTEILNNTGKYIKTVVFALYAHVQYEGFTPNAERRQRADSSELLRQVANARIPAFNSTTVVSAFTLPLVLSVSNCSQENEIMQTSYELVVTIHLPWSLSTVKARLPIIITSRREDQDSCPQVVESPNEDQLV